The DNA window ACACACCTGAGTACATTGAACGTAACATTTAATTTTCCCCTTTCAAGAACCGCGTTTCATCCACCATGGATTACACAGTTTCTTGTTTATTAGCTGGTGCTGTCGTTTTTTCAATATGAATGATTGAGTTGATTGGCACTTTTACATCTGATCCTTCAAGCTCTGCCATTACTTCTCCGTTTTTACTGGACAAGGCTTTGACAATTCCTTCACCTGACGCTGTTTCGGACTGCCACTTAACCGATGTTCCGATTAAATGCGCATAATCTGCCAATGACGAATTTCCTTGATTGTTGACGAATTGCGTCATCGTTTTATTTAGATTGGTCAATTGTTCGAGGCTTGTAAATTGAGCCATTTGGCCAATAAATTCGGTGTCCTTTAACGGCTCCATCGGATCTTGGTGTTGCATTTGAGTCACTAGAATTTTAAGGAATGCATCTTGTCCAAGTGCATTTGTTGGTGCCGTCTTGGCCACTGGCGCTGCGGCAGTAGCCGCTCCCGTTGTCGCTGTCGAAATGTTCATCCAAACACCCTTTCTTCTATACGGTGTAATCTACTTTTGGTAAGCCTTCAGGCAATCGCTTTGTTGTTTCTTTAACTACGTCTTCTTCAGACTGAAAATAGCTATGACCACTACGCGAATTTTTACTTTGTTGTTGCGTAAACCGCTGTTCTGCATGAGGTTGTTGCTGATTAAAAGGCTGCTGTGGGCTTTGTTCGAGCACTTCAATTTTTTCAACTTCCACACCCTGTTGAATCAATGAAGTTCTCAACTGATTTAGCTGAAGTTCAATCGCTTCTTTTGCCATCGGTGTGCTTGCCATAATTTGAGCGGCTAGCTTGCCATTGGTTGATGTCAATAAGATTTCAAGGTGTCCCAAATGTTCCGGGAAAATATTAACACGCATTTTCATACCTTCTTGGCCGTCGACTAAGCGCATTGAATTTTTCAACATCCCGCCGAGGTCTTCTAGAAGATTGGGTAAACGTACTAATGGAACTGGCTGTAGACTGGCTTCTGCTTTTACAAGAGTCCCGGCAACCTTTCCAGCATCTGCTGTCATCGTTAAAGGCTGCGCAGCTAGATCTGGAGTCGCTTTCACTTCTATGGATTCTTTGGGAGTTTGAAGTTCTTCTCCACTTTGGAGCTTCGGAACAACCTTCCCTTCTCCTGCTTCAAGTTCTTTTAACGCCTCTTGCATTTCAACAGACACCTTAGAACTGTTGCTCACTGGCTTCAGTAATTCACCAACAAGTGTGGGAATATCCTTTACCGCACGACTTTCTTCACTAGACGCTATAACCGGCTTTAGTTGAAGACTCGTAGTGATTAGGGCTTGTTGTTTTTCAAGCATCCCCAACAAATCATCGAGTTGTTTAGAAAGTTGTGTTAGGCCATTAACGCTTGTCTTATTCGCTTTTCCTTCTACCTCGTTCAGCATCAGGGATTTCACAGTTTCTCCAGCTGATTGTTCGACTAAAATTTGGAGCTGCTGTTGTATTTTCTGAAGCAGTGGAACGAGTTGACTAGGATCTTCTGATGCATTCGCAGCTACCTGACCGGGCGCTGCCAAACCAGTTGGCTTGTTGTCAGCCTGCAGTTGCTGCAACTGCAGAATGGCGTATTGAATTTCCTGCTGCTCAGTTGTTGGCTCTTCAACTAGTAGTTCTTGTAAAGACGCTAGCACAGATTCCACGTTTTCCAACAGGTTTTCTGTAGGTGCTTGTGGTTCGCTAACAGGTGGAAGTGCCAATGATTCCAGTAAAGAAGCAAATGCCGCTTGATTCACAACAGGTTTCGAAGTTGTTTTTGTGACAGGGCTAATGGTTTGTTGAAACGTCGGCTTTAAAGCTTCCATACGTTCAAGTCCCTTCCGCCAAGTTATTTGCCTTAGCTAAGCGATAAAACCGCGTACTGGCCATTTCGTCAAAAAAGCTTTGTTCGGCCGCTTTGTTTTCTTCTTGGAAATGTGTTAACTTTTGTTGCTTTAAGTTTTCCCACGTTTTTTCTTCTTTCGCTTTTTCTTGCAATACACCTTGAGACGCTGAAACTTTTTTCTGTAAATGTTCCAATTCTCTTTCGGAAGAAAGCGATTGACCTTGAAGCTGATAAATATAGTCTTCTAACATGCGAAGTTCTGAAATGTTGACGCCACTTTGCTGTTTGGCATTTTTTAATAACTCAGCATCTGAGATTTTCTTTTGAATCATTCTTTTTTGCTGATGTCCTACTTCATGTTGTTTGATAGCTTCAGCCATTTGGATCTGCGCAAAGCCCTTTTCATTTTCTTTTAAATCCAATATCTTTTGAAATCGAAAGTTGAATTGTGTCAGTTTAAATCCCTCCAAATTGTGCGGATAGCCGTTCAACACTTTCTTCTATTTTGGCTTTCTCGTAAATGTCTTGCTGCAAATATTCTCGGATCAATGGATACGCTCGAATGGCGTCATCAATCTCTTTATTTGCACCACTCTTGTAGGCTCCGATATTAATCAGATCTTCAGAAGTCTCGTAAGCTGCTAACAGACGTTTGAAATCTCGTGCGGCTTGTTGATGTTCTTCTGATACCACTTCGTGCATCACCCGGCTAACACTCGCCATTACATTGATCGCTGGAAATTGACCTTTTTGAGCAATTTTTCGGTCCAACACAATATGTCCATCTAAAATTCCGCGCACCGCATCGGCAATCGGTTCGTTCATATCGTCTCCATCTACTAAAACAGTATAAAAAGCGGTGATCGTCCCTTTACTGGAAGTACCCGAGCGTTCGAGTAATTTCGGTAACAATGCAAAAACGCTTGGGGTATAGCCTTTACTCGTTGGTGGTTCGCCTACTGCGAGCCCCACTTCACGTTGTGCCATCGCAAAACGCGTCACCGAATCCATCATCAACATGACGTTTTTTCCTTGGTCCCGGAAATATTCAGCAATCGCTGTTGCGGTTAGTGCGGCTTTAATGCGCTGCATGGGTGTTTGATCGGAGGTTGCTGCGACGACGACGGATTTCTTCAGCCCTTCAGGACCTAAATCACGTTCAATAAAGTCACGAACTTCACGGCCACGTTCTCCAACGAGCGCAATGACATTAATATCTGCTTCTGTATTGCGAGCAATCATGCCCATCAACGTACTTTTCCCAACACCACTTCCGGCAAATACCCCAATGCGTTGACCTTGGCCAACAGTTAGCAAACCGTCAATGGCACGAACTCCGACTTCTAAAGGTTTATCGATTCTCGGGCGCTTTAACGGGTTCGGCGGGGCATTATTAGTAGAATATTTTTTCAACCCCCGAGGCAATAAGCTTTCATCAAGTGGCATCCCCGTTCCGTCCAAAACTTTCCCTAAAATAGAAGGCCCCACTTTAATCTGCAGTGGCCCTCCCGTGGCGACGACTAAACAACCGGGTCCAACTTGCGAAAGATCCTGAAGTGGCATGAGCATGATTCTGTTTTCTTTAAATCCAACAACTTCGGCTTCAATCGGTGGCTCGTTGCGATTTGGGTAAAGCAAACACAATTCACCAATTTTTGCATTAGGTCCTCGTGATTCAATCGTCAAACCAATTACTTGAATCACTTTCCCGTGCTTTTTGATCGGTTCAATGTCACTCAGCAATTCCAGGTATTCATCTTCCCACAAGTTCATCGTTGGTTTTCTCCTCACAGTAAGCGAGCAATTGATTTTTGATTTCTTCTAGTTGATGATCAATCATCGCATCATAAGATCCACTCGCTGTATGAATTCTGCAGCCACCTGATGTCAGATTCGCTACAGGAACTAGTTTTAATTCTGAATCGGCTTTGATATAGGTTTTTAACTCCTCTAAAAAGGGAATAATGACCGAGTAATCTTCGGGAGAAACTTGCATCGTGACGTCTTCAGCTTCTTCTACTTGCTTTAATGCGTGCTGAATAATGCTCAATAACTGCTGTCTATCTTGTATCAGTTCGTTATGGATCACTTTTTCGGCAATCGTCACACTCAGTGACAGCAAGAAAGGTTCGGCTTGCTGAATAATAGTGGCCTTTTCTTCATAGGCTATTTCCAGTAAACGAGTCATTTCTGCTCGTTTTTCAACGCTGTCTTGCTCCGCTTGTTCCAGTCCTTCTGTAAATCCAGCCTGAAACCCTTGTTGCTTTGCTTGTTGTTCGACTCTTTGCGCATGCTGTTGTGATTCTTGTTGCTTTTCTTGCCACCACTCATCGATTTCTCGTTGTGCATTTTGCTGATCGTTTACGAGTTGAGCCTGCAATTGCTCTCGCTTAGCTTCCAATTCATTGATTTCTTGAAGCAACTGCTGTTGCTGTTGCCTCGGATCTATTTTGGGATCAGTAAAAACAGGTTTTTGAGTCTCAATTTTGCGTGTCTGAATAATTTTCATTTCTTCAGAAAGAGGCTGGGAAAGTCGAATAATATTAGACAATTATTTCTTCTCCTCCTCCACGCGATACATCAATTTCTCCTTTTTCTTCCATACTACGAATCAAGCCAACAATATTTGTTTGCGCATTTTCTACATCTTTCAGTTTTACTGGACCCATAACTTCGATTTCTTCATGGATAGCCTCTGCTCGACGTGTCGACATATTTTGATAAATGCTGTTTTTCACTTCTTCGCTTGCTACTTTTAATGCAAATGTCAAATCAGCATCGCTAACTTCACGGACAATTCGTTGAACAGAACGACTTTCAAGTTTGACGATGTCCTCAAAGACAAACATCCGTTTCTTGATTTCTGAAACCAGTTCGGCATTGTCTTTTTCAAGTTCGCCCAAAATGGATTTTTCTGTACTGCGGTCCACATTGCTCAACACGCGAACAATGGCTTCAACTCCTCCAGTCGCGGTGTAATCTTGGCTGCCAGTCGCAGTCAGCTTCCGTTCCAAAATTTGCTCGACTTGATGGATAACGTCTGGGGAAGTGCTTTCCATTAAAGCAATACGTCTTGCAACTTCCACTTGTTTGCTACTTGGTAGCTCAGACAAAATTTTAGAGGATTGTTTCGCATCTAAATAAGACAGCACTAACGCAATGGTTTGCGCTTGTTCGTGTTGAAGAATGTTTAAAATCTGATTAGGGTCTGCTTTTCGAGCAAAACTAAACGGTTTTACTTGAAGTCGGTTCGACAAACGACTAATCGTGTCCATTGCTTTGTCTTTCCCCAGCGCTTGTTCGAGAATGTTTCGGGCATAAACCAACCCACCCTCATTCATATAATCCTGCGCCAAAATCATTTCATAAAATTCATTAATGACTCTTTCCGTTTGACTGTTTTTCAACTGCCGAACATTGGAAATCTCCATCGTCAGTTGATCAATTTCTGGCTCGGTCAATTGCTTGAATATCTCAATAGAAACTTCAGGTCCCAAACCAACCAATAAAATGGC is part of the Planococcus kocurii genome and encodes:
- a CDS encoding flagellar hook-length control protein FliK, which gives rise to MEALKPTFQQTISPVTKTTSKPVVNQAAFASLLESLALPPVSEPQAPTENLLENVESVLASLQELLVEEPTTEQQEIQYAILQLQQLQADNKPTGLAAPGQVAANASEDPSQLVPLLQKIQQQLQILVEQSAGETVKSLMLNEVEGKANKTSVNGLTQLSKQLDDLLGMLEKQQALITTSLQLKPVIASSEESRAVKDIPTLVGELLKPVSNSSKVSVEMQEALKELEAGEGKVVPKLQSGEELQTPKESIEVKATPDLAAQPLTMTADAGKVAGTLVKAEASLQPVPLVRLPNLLEDLGGMLKNSMRLVDGQEGMKMRVNIFPEHLGHLEILLTSTNGKLAAQIMASTPMAKEAIELQLNQLRTSLIQQGVEVEKIEVLEQSPQQPFNQQQPHAEQRFTQQQSKNSRSGHSYFQSEEDVVKETTKRLPEGLPKVDYTV
- the fliJ gene encoding flagellar export protein FliJ; translation: MLNGYPHNLEGFKLTQFNFRFQKILDLKENEKGFAQIQMAEAIKQHEVGHQQKRMIQKKISDAELLKNAKQQSGVNISELRMLEDYIYQLQGQSLSSERELEHLQKKVSASQGVLQEKAKEEKTWENLKQQKLTHFQEENKAAEQSFFDEMASTRFYRLAKANNLAEGT
- the flgD gene encoding flagellar hook assembly protein FlgD — translated: MNISTATTGAATAAAPVAKTAPTNALGQDAFLKILVTQMQHQDPMEPLKDTEFIGQMAQFTSLEQLTNLNKTMTQFVNNQGNSSLADYAHLIGTSVKWQSETASGEGIVKALSSKNGEVMAELEGSDVKVPINSIIHIEKTTAPANKQETV
- the fliG gene encoding flagellar motor switch protein FliG, with amino-acid sequence MVRGIHDLTGIQKVAILLVGLGPEVSIEIFKQLTEPEIDQLTMEISNVRQLKNSQTERVINEFYEMILAQDYMNEGGLVYARNILEQALGKDKAMDTISRLSNRLQVKPFSFARKADPNQILNILQHEQAQTIALVLSYLDAKQSSKILSELPSSKQVEVARRIALMESTSPDVIHQVEQILERKLTATGSQDYTATGGVEAIVRVLSNVDRSTEKSILGELEKDNAELVSEIKKRMFVFEDIVKLESRSVQRIVREVSDADLTFALKVASEEVKNSIYQNMSTRRAEAIHEEIEVMGPVKLKDVENAQTNIVGLIRSMEEKGEIDVSRGGGEEIIV
- a CDS encoding FliH/SctL family protein, whose amino-acid sequence is MSNIIRLSQPLSEEMKIIQTRKIETQKPVFTDPKIDPRQQQQQLLQEINELEAKREQLQAQLVNDQQNAQREIDEWWQEKQQESQQHAQRVEQQAKQQGFQAGFTEGLEQAEQDSVEKRAEMTRLLEIAYEEKATIIQQAEPFLLSLSVTIAEKVIHNELIQDRQQLLSIIQHALKQVEEAEDVTMQVSPEDYSVIIPFLEELKTYIKADSELKLVPVANLTSGGCRIHTASGSYDAMIDHQLEEIKNQLLAYCEEKTNDELVGR
- the fliI gene encoding flagellar protein export ATPase FliI, which gives rise to MNLWEDEYLELLSDIEPIKKHGKVIQVIGLTIESRGPNAKIGELCLLYPNRNEPPIEAEVVGFKENRIMLMPLQDLSQVGPGCLVVATGGPLQIKVGPSILGKVLDGTGMPLDESLLPRGLKKYSTNNAPPNPLKRPRIDKPLEVGVRAIDGLLTVGQGQRIGVFAGSGVGKSTLMGMIARNTEADINVIALVGERGREVRDFIERDLGPEGLKKSVVVAATSDQTPMQRIKAALTATAIAEYFRDQGKNVMLMMDSVTRFAMAQREVGLAVGEPPTSKGYTPSVFALLPKLLERSGTSSKGTITAFYTVLVDGDDMNEPIADAVRGILDGHIVLDRKIAQKGQFPAINVMASVSRVMHEVVSEEHQQAARDFKRLLAAYETSEDLINIGAYKSGANKEIDDAIRAYPLIREYLQQDIYEKAKIEESVERLSAQFGGI